The following are from one region of the Pocillopora verrucosa isolate sample1 chromosome 3, ASM3666991v2, whole genome shotgun sequence genome:
- the LOC131786781 gene encoding uncharacterized protein: MCKKCVFFITLLTIFFERIFALQPSSKNNHILPGYVFKRFHTKDWLFCIQACHNEAGCISYNYDRSSGGNGLCELNECGIEVTCDGNGSLKFLMGFLFQQIRRGKCYRSCLEIQHYIPGALSGVYKIYPMSNTEPIEVYCDLEIAEGGFSFLPHSLTVRSDAQQIVEVLFKDKKNVLLKLKKNVDGSEWYTLIQPHPNYADIDFGVLVNNYSGYTEPNNAFMQKYVFLGILPKSRANKYTTQGFRSNGIILQFKNCDANPNSFFALFPNHHHQLPYGHGRTSGYENSGIAVNWRSHAEAVTSGSLRMPNKFFFLTELHFGGCGCYTSSDRWKKFGYNATAIGIR; this comes from the exons ATGTGTAAGAAATGCGTTTTTTTCATTACTCTTCTAACGATATTTTTTGAGAGAATCTTCGCATTGCAGCCTTCATCGAAAAACAATCACATTTTACCTGGTTACGTTTTTAAACGGTTTCACACCAAAGATTGGTTATTCTGTATTCAGGCTTGTCACAATGAAGCAGGTTGTATCTCATACAACTACGACCGATCGTCTGGAGGCAATGGGCTGTGTGAACTGAACGAATGTGGTATTGAAGTCACTTGCGACGGTAATGGCTCCCTTAAATTCCTGATGGGCTTTCTCTTCCAGCAAATAAGGAGAGGAAAG TGTTACAGGAGCTGTCTAGAAATTCAACATTACATCCCAGGAGCGCTGAGCGGTGTGTACAAAATTTATCCGATGTCAAATACTGAACCAATTGAAGTTTATTGCGACCTCGAAATTGCAGAGGGTGGATTCAGTTTCCTTCCTCACAGCCTTACTGTGAGATCAGATGCTCAGCAGATTGTCGAGGTTCTCTTCAAAGACAAGAAAAACGTTTTgctgaagttgaaaaaaaacgTCGATGGCAGCGAGTGGTACACTTTGATTCAGCCTCACCCGAATTACGCTGACATCGATTTTGGTGTCTTAGTGAACAACTACTCTGGTTACACCGAACCAAACAACGCCTTCATGCAGAAGTACGTATTCCTTGGCATCCTCCCCAAATCAAGAGCAAATAAGTACACAACCCAGGGCTTCAGATCTAATGGCATCATACTACAGTTTAAGAACTGTGATGCCAATCCCAACAGCTTCTTTGCACTTTTTCcgaatcatcatcatcaattaCCATATGGTCATGGCAGGACGTCAGGATACGAAAATAGCGGAATCGCAGTAAACTGGCGTTCCCATGCCGAAGCTGTCACTAGTGGCAGTCTAAGAATGCCAAATAAGTTCTTTTTCCTGACAGAATTGCATTTTGGTGGCTGTGGCTGCTACACCTCAAGCGACCGTTGGAAGAAGTTTGGTTATAACGCCACCGCCATTGGAATTCGTTAG
- the LOC131786787 gene encoding C-reactive protein 1.4-like isoform X1, producing the protein MVPFHLKSWIAVQIISVSLASIDDKIRSLTSTVTRENFRLEGHLIESVTVDSQITCSHYCVKNTRCLSINYKKFQTDLKGRCELNFAGLSNDLDNKYLIPTKEFVFSQIRCRKEDETRCPNMDRIPSDFSLEFPVRNGNGVVYNKNMDRVLTKFTLCLWMKTQSQGTVFSYAWQNRMNEIIIINSPELQLYVGGQHTPRAVISVRDGEWHHVCATWRNTDGQNKIFIDGKLEENGTGLSADHIIEKGGVVVLGQEQDSLGGGFQDNQALVGKIANLNLWDTILPLKEIVEMSKNCFSRKGNVLSWEQFRSDIRGTVKVHEPSLCRAP; encoded by the exons ATGGTACCGTTTCATTTGAAGTCATGGATAGCGGTACAAATAATATCAGTTAGCCTAGCAAGTATTGATGATAAAATACGGAGTCTTACATCCACAGTGACACGAGAAAACTTTAGGCTGGAGGGGCATTTGATCGAAAGTGTTACTGTAGACAGTCAAATAACATGCAGCCATTATTGCGTGAAGAATACTCGTTGCCTCTCAATCAACTACAAAAAGTTCCAAACAGACCTTAAAGGACGCTGTGAGTTAAACTTTGCTGGTTTATCAAATGATCTCGACAACAAGTATCTGATACCAACAAAAGAATTCGTCTTCTCACAAATACGTTGTCGCAAG GAGGATGAAACGAGGTGCCCTAACATGGATAGAATTCCGTCAG ATTTCTCACTTGAGTTTCCTGTTCGAAACGGCAATGGTGTGGTCTATAACAAGAATATGGATAGGGTGCTTACTAAATTTACCCTCTGTCTTTGGATGAAAACGCAGAGTCAAGGAACTGTATTCAGTTATGCATGGCAAAACAGAATGAACGAAATTATCATAATAAACAGTCCCGAGCTGCAGCTATATGTTGGAGGTCAACATACACC AAGAGCAGTCATATCCGTCCGTGATGGTGAGTGGCACCATGTATGTGCCACCTGGCGGAATACCGATGGCCAAAACAAGATCTTTATCGACGGGAAACTAGAAGAAAATGGTACTGGACTTAGTGCTGATCATATAATAGAAAAGGGAGGGGTCGTTGTATTGGGTCAAGAGCAAGATTCTCTCGGTGGTGGCTTCCAGGACAACCAAGCCTTAGTTGgtaaaattgcaaatttgaacCTGTGGGATACCATTCTTCCTCTCAAAGAGATCGTAGAAATGTCGAAAAATTGCTTCTCAAGAAAGGGTAATGTTTTAAGTTGGGAGCAATTCAGGAGCGACATTCGAGGCACAGTTAAGGTTCATGAGCCTTCTTTGTGTAGAGCCCCATAA
- the LOC131786768 gene encoding uncharacterized protein encodes MKFLISLTVLWTLLMWKTAHACCNCNQKIFPRSCNSLLPKTPSGVYKIQPLPKQDPIFVYCEMSPGVIGEHNRHFNFLPRSITRRPDAQQIINALFTDKKNVLIKLQKKVDRSEAYTLIEPHPDFAHVQFRLLVNSHSGFTSPQNSFMRDYLFFGVLPASIARQRNLQGFKSNGHRVQFRNCDANPNSLFAFMPNHDLQTPSSYHPNLVYERTGVAVDWRKTAKEITSPDRMMPNDYFFLTELHFGGCGCYTSSDRWSKFGFHASAIGIR; translated from the exons atgAAATTCTTGATCTCCCTTACGGTGCTATGGACCTTGTTGATGTGGAAAACTGCTCATGCGTGTTGCAACTGCAACCAAAAAATA TTTCCCAGGAGCTGCAACAGTCTATTGCCTAAGACACCGAGCGGTGTTTACAAAATCCAGCCCCTGCCTAAACAAGACCCCATTTTTGTGTACTGCGAGATGTCACCTGGAGTTATTGGCGAACACAATCGCCACTTCAACTTTCTTCCTCGCAGTATCACTCGTCGACCTGATGCCCAGCAAATCATCAACGCCCTCTTTACCGACAAGAAGAATGTCCTGATTAAGTTGCAGAAAAAGGTCGATCGCAGCGAAGCCTACACTTTGATCGAGCCTCATCCAGATTTTGCCCACGTTCAATTCCGATTATTGGTCAACAGTCACTCTGGTTTCACGAGTCCACAGAATTCTTTCATGAGAGACTATCTCTTCTTCGGAGTTCTCCCTGCATCGATTGCTCGACAGAGAAACCTCCAAGGCTTCAAATCCAACGGGCACCGCGTCCAGTTTAGAAACTGCGACGCAAATCCAAACAGCTTGTTCGCTTTCATGCCAAACCATGATCTGCAGACACCAAGTAGCTACCATCCAAATCTGGTTTACGAAAGGACAGGCGTTGCTGTGGACTGGCGTAAAACCGCTAAGGAGATCACGAGTCCTGATCGCATGATGCCAAATGATTACTTCTTCTTGACGGAGTTGCACTTTGGGGGCTGCGGCTGTTACACATCCAGTGACCGCTGGAGTAAATTTGGCTTTCATGCGTCTGCGATTGGAATTCGCTAA
- the LOC131786787 gene encoding C-reactive protein-like isoform X2 gives MVPFHLKSWIAVQIISVSLASIDDKIRSLTSTVTRENFRLEGHLIESVTVDSQITCSHYCVKNTRCLSINYKKFQTDLKGRCELNFAGLSNDLDNKYLIPTKEFVFSQIRCRKEDETRCPNMDRIPSDFSLEFPVRNGNGVVYNKNMDRVLTKFTLCLWMKTQSQGTVFSYAWQNRMNEIIIINSPELQLYVGGQHTPAVISVRDGEWHHVCATWRNTDGQNKIFIDGKLEENGTGLSADHIIEKGGVVVLGQEQDSLGGGFQDNQALVGKIANLNLWDTILPLKEIVEMSKNCFSRKGNVLSWEQFRSDIRGTVKVHEPSLCRAP, from the exons ATGGTACCGTTTCATTTGAAGTCATGGATAGCGGTACAAATAATATCAGTTAGCCTAGCAAGTATTGATGATAAAATACGGAGTCTTACATCCACAGTGACACGAGAAAACTTTAGGCTGGAGGGGCATTTGATCGAAAGTGTTACTGTAGACAGTCAAATAACATGCAGCCATTATTGCGTGAAGAATACTCGTTGCCTCTCAATCAACTACAAAAAGTTCCAAACAGACCTTAAAGGACGCTGTGAGTTAAACTTTGCTGGTTTATCAAATGATCTCGACAACAAGTATCTGATACCAACAAAAGAATTCGTCTTCTCACAAATACGTTGTCGCAAG GAGGATGAAACGAGGTGCCCTAACATGGATAGAATTCCGTCAG ATTTCTCACTTGAGTTTCCTGTTCGAAACGGCAATGGTGTGGTCTATAACAAGAATATGGATAGGGTGCTTACTAAATTTACCCTCTGTCTTTGGATGAAAACGCAGAGTCAAGGAACTGTATTCAGTTATGCATGGCAAAACAGAATGAACGAAATTATCATAATAAACAGTCCCGAGCTGCAGCTATATGTTGGAGGTCAACATACACC AGCAGTCATATCCGTCCGTGATGGTGAGTGGCACCATGTATGTGCCACCTGGCGGAATACCGATGGCCAAAACAAGATCTTTATCGACGGGAAACTAGAAGAAAATGGTACTGGACTTAGTGCTGATCATATAATAGAAAAGGGAGGGGTCGTTGTATTGGGTCAAGAGCAAGATTCTCTCGGTGGTGGCTTCCAGGACAACCAAGCCTTAGTTGgtaaaattgcaaatttgaacCTGTGGGATACCATTCTTCCTCTCAAAGAGATCGTAGAAATGTCGAAAAATTGCTTCTCAAGAAAGGGTAATGTTTTAAGTTGGGAGCAATTCAGGAGCGACATTCGAGGCACAGTTAAGGTTCATGAGCCTTCTTTGTGTAGAGCCCCATAA